The following DNA comes from Corynebacterium atrinae.
CTCGAAATCCAACTCGCCGCGCATTGCTCGCTCCGTGACCTCGGCAACCTCAGCCTCTTTGCCAGCATGGGCAGCCAGCATCTCAATGACCTCGCCTGTAATGAGGGTGGAATCGCAGTCGAAGCAGACCAGGCGCTTCGAACGGCGCAGCAAGCCAGCGCGCTCAATGGCGATGTCGACGCCCAGCTGTCCGGTCAGCTCAGCCAGCGCCTTGCGCAGCGCTTGGCCACCACCGGGCTCGGGGTTGGCGATGGTGATCATCAGCTCCAGGCCGGTGATCGGGTAATCCGCGATCCCCCGGATACGGTCAATGTTGGCGCCATAATTGGCCAAGGTCTGGCCGATGGCCGAGACGTTCGCGGCAGTCACCGGGTTACCCATCACCACGACGACGTGGCTGGAGCGGGGCCGCGACTGCACGATTCCTTCGACGACCTCGACCGTTATCTTCTGCCCGTGGGCACGCAGGGTCTCGGTAAGACCCTCGCGCAGGCGCACCTCCCGATCGGGGTGAAAACCGACGTAGGCAGCCAGCGAAAGGAAACCGCGGAACTGGGACTGCTCGACATCGAGAAGCTGCACGTCGTTAGACGAGAGCACGCGGAAGAAGGAGGCGGTTACGCCAGGGCGGTCGGGCCCGGAAACGGTAATAGCTGCCGGCTGCAGTCCCTCCTGCAGCGAGACCTGCAAAGCGTCTGGATTGTCAAGGTTAGGTGATTGTGCGGCCACGGTGGCTGGTACTTTCCTGTTGTCGATGCATCGACCCCCGGGAGAGAGGGATCTCTACCGGGGGTCGAATATCAGTCGGAGGTTCTACGAGGTAGTGCTGGTGCGGCCCCGCAATGGGGGCCGGGCACCGTTAGTTGTCGGCGCCAACTGCGGCGGGGCTGGGAGACTGAGTCTTCTCAGCTCGCTCGTCGTGGTGGCCAACGTGGGCCTCACGGCGCATGCGCTCCACCATGTGCGGGTAGTGCAGCTCGAAGGCAGGACGCTCGGAGCGGATACGCGGCAGGGAGATGAAGTTGTGGCGCGGCGGCGGGCACGAGGTTGCCCACTCGAGGGAGTTGCCGTAACCCCACGGATCGTCGACCGTGACAACTTCGCCGTAGCGCCAGGACTTGAAAACATTCCAGATGAACGGAATGACGGAGGCACCGAGCAGGAAGGAGAACACCGTGGACACCTGGTTGAGGGTGGTGAAACCATCCGAGTCGAGGTAATCGGCGTAACGACGCGGCATACCCATGTTGCCCAACCAGTGCTGAACAAGGAAGGTGCCGTGGAAGCCGATGAAGGTGAGCCAGAAGTGGATCTTGCCCAGGCGTTCGTCGAGCATCCGGCCCGTCATCTTCGGGAACCAGAAGTACACGCCAGCGAAGGAGGCGAACACGACGGTACCGAACAGGGTGTAGTGGAAGTGGGCGACCAGGAAGTAGCTATCGGCCAGCTG
Coding sequences within:
- the serB gene encoding phosphoserine phosphatase SerB — its product is MAAQSPNLDNPDALQVSLQEGLQPAAITVSGPDRPGVTASFFRVLSSNDVQLLDVEQSQFRGFLSLAAYVGFHPDREVRLREGLTETLRAHGQKITVEVVEGIVQSRPRSSHVVVVMGNPVTAANVSAIGQTLANYGANIDRIRGIADYPITGLELMITIANPEPGGGQALRKALAELTGQLGVDIAIERAGLLRRSKRLVCFDCDSTLITGEVIEMLAAHAGKEAEVAEVTERAMRGELDFEESLRERVATLAGLDASVIDAVAADIELTPGARTTIRTLKKMGYRTAVVSGGFSQVLEDLSEELELDYTRANTLEIVDGKLTGRVIGKVVDRAAKAEFLREFAEDSGLKMYQTVAVGDGANDIDMLSAAGLGIAFNAKPALRAVADTSVNHPFLDEVLHILGIPRNEIDVSDLEDGTFRRVPLEQ